In one Eschrichtius robustus isolate mEscRob2 chromosome 15, mEscRob2.pri, whole genome shotgun sequence genomic region, the following are encoded:
- the GEMIN6 gene encoding gem-associated protein 6, translated as MNEWMKKGPLEWQDYTYKEVRVTASEKEYKGWVLTIDPVSTNIVLVNFLEDGSMSVTGIMGHAVQTVEIVNEGDHSVREKLMHLFMSGDCKAYSPEDLEKRKNSLKKWLEKNHIPITEEGDSRRTLCVAGVLTIDPPYGPENCNSSNEIILSRVQDLIQGHLAASQ; from the exons atgaatgaatggatgaagaaaggcCCCTTAGAATGGCAAGATTACACTTACAAAGAAGTCAGAGTGACAGCCAGTGAGAAGGAGTATAAAGGATGGGTTTTAACCATAGACCCAGTCTCTACCAA TATTGTCCTTGTGAACTTCCTTGAAGATGGCAGCATGTCTGTGACCGGAATTATGGGACATGCTGTGCAGACTGTTGAAATTGTGAATGAAGGGGACCATAGCGTGAGAGAGAAGCTGATGCATTTGTTCATGTCTGGAGACTGTAAGGCGTACAGCCCTGAGGatctggaaaagagaaagaacagcCTGAAGAAATGGCTGGAGAAGAACCACATCCCAATCACTGAAGAGGGAGATTCACGAAGGACTCTCTGTGTGGCTGGGGTCTTGACTATAGACCCACCATATGGTCCAGAAAATTGCAACAGTTCTAATGAAATTATTTTGTCCCGTGTTCAGGATCTTATTCAAGGACACCTTGCGGCTTCCCAATGA